Proteins from a genomic interval of Zingiber officinale cultivar Zhangliang chromosome 2A, Zo_v1.1, whole genome shotgun sequence:
- the LOC122040765 gene encoding myb family transcription factor IPN2-like isoform X1 gives MFPAASRKPPSTPMNSSTHERAPMCVQGDSGLVLTTDPKPRLRWTAELHDRFVDAVNQLGGPDKATPKTIMRVMGVKGLTLYHLKSHLQKFRLGKQPHREFNDHYSFKEAAMDLQRNTASSSRIMGRSMNEVLHGTEAHRMQLEVHRRLHEQLEVQKHLQIRIEAQGKYMQSILEKAYQTLAAGQGTEAAGEQLGFVHDMADLQLFGGTGDLQLDNSHQLHLGSIHHLQPPDHGLYLTASPALIGKKMIMAGEKSPFIWDDEAEDDDSQLHNIGIDVAPGVIDDGGYEAKPTIPNADDDKLVLEGTAKMDRPSPLRVLNHPLSVEAINGMLINNRR, from the exons ATGTTCCCCGCAGCTTCCAGGAAGCCTCCGTCCACCCCTATGAATTCCTCTACGCACGAGAGGGCTCCCATGTGCGTCCAAGGTGACTCCGGCCTCGTCCTCACCACCGACCCCAAGCCGCGCCTCCGGTGGACGGCTGAGCTCCACGACCGCTTCGTCGACGCCGTCAACCAGCTCGGCGGCCCAGACA AGGCCACGCCCAAGACGATCATGAGGGTGATGGGTGTCAAAGGTCTCACTCTCTATCATCTCAAGAGCCACCTTCAG AAATTCAGGCTTGGCAAGCAACCACATAGAGAATTCAACGATCATTATTCATTCAAGGAAG cAGCAATGGATCTGCAAAGAAATACTGCCTCTTCATCCCGAATAATGGGTCGATCCATGAATGA GGTTTTGCATGGCACAGAAGCTCACAGGATGCAGCTGGAAGTCCATAGGAGATTGCATGAACAATTAGAG GTTCAGAAGCATCTACAGATCAGGATCGAAGCCCAAGGAAAGTACATGCAAAGCATACTGGAGAAAGCGTATCAAACGCTTGCAGCAGGTCAAGGCACGGAGGCAGCAGGGGAGCAACTAGGGTTCGTCCACGACATGGCAGACCTGCAACTTTTTGGTGGTACCGGAGACCTGCAGCTCGATAACTCGCACCAACTGCACTTGGGAAGCATTCACCATCTGCAGCCTCCTGATCATGGCCTGTACCTGACTGCTAGCCCTGCCCTAATTGGCAAGAAGATGATCATGGCCGGCGAGAAGAGCCCGTTCATTTGGGACGATGAGGCCGAGGACGACGACAGCCAGCTTCACAACATTGGCATTGATGTTGCACCGGGAGTGATCGACGACGGCGGCTACGAGGCAAAGCCAACGATCCCAAATGCCGACGACGACAAGTTAGTGCTCGAGGGAACGGCGAAGATGGATAGACCGTCGCCATTGCGAGTGCTTAATCATCCTCTTTCCGTGGAAGCCATCAACGGCATGTTAATTAATAATAGGAGGTAA
- the LOC122040765 gene encoding myb family transcription factor IPN2-like isoform X2, which translates to MFPAASRKPPSTPMNSSTHERAPMCVQGDSGLVLTTDPKPRLRWTAELHDRFVDAVNQLGGPDKATPKTIMRVMGVKGLTLYHLKSHLQKFRLGKQPHREFNDHYSFKEAMDLQRNTASSSRIMGRSMNEVLHGTEAHRMQLEVHRRLHEQLEVQKHLQIRIEAQGKYMQSILEKAYQTLAAGQGTEAAGEQLGFVHDMADLQLFGGTGDLQLDNSHQLHLGSIHHLQPPDHGLYLTASPALIGKKMIMAGEKSPFIWDDEAEDDDSQLHNIGIDVAPGVIDDGGYEAKPTIPNADDDKLVLEGTAKMDRPSPLRVLNHPLSVEAINGMLINNRR; encoded by the exons ATGTTCCCCGCAGCTTCCAGGAAGCCTCCGTCCACCCCTATGAATTCCTCTACGCACGAGAGGGCTCCCATGTGCGTCCAAGGTGACTCCGGCCTCGTCCTCACCACCGACCCCAAGCCGCGCCTCCGGTGGACGGCTGAGCTCCACGACCGCTTCGTCGACGCCGTCAACCAGCTCGGCGGCCCAGACA AGGCCACGCCCAAGACGATCATGAGGGTGATGGGTGTCAAAGGTCTCACTCTCTATCATCTCAAGAGCCACCTTCAG AAATTCAGGCTTGGCAAGCAACCACATAGAGAATTCAACGATCATTATTCATTCAAGGAAG CAATGGATCTGCAAAGAAATACTGCCTCTTCATCCCGAATAATGGGTCGATCCATGAATGA GGTTTTGCATGGCACAGAAGCTCACAGGATGCAGCTGGAAGTCCATAGGAGATTGCATGAACAATTAGAG GTTCAGAAGCATCTACAGATCAGGATCGAAGCCCAAGGAAAGTACATGCAAAGCATACTGGAGAAAGCGTATCAAACGCTTGCAGCAGGTCAAGGCACGGAGGCAGCAGGGGAGCAACTAGGGTTCGTCCACGACATGGCAGACCTGCAACTTTTTGGTGGTACCGGAGACCTGCAGCTCGATAACTCGCACCAACTGCACTTGGGAAGCATTCACCATCTGCAGCCTCCTGATCATGGCCTGTACCTGACTGCTAGCCCTGCCCTAATTGGCAAGAAGATGATCATGGCCGGCGAGAAGAGCCCGTTCATTTGGGACGATGAGGCCGAGGACGACGACAGCCAGCTTCACAACATTGGCATTGATGTTGCACCGGGAGTGATCGACGACGGCGGCTACGAGGCAAAGCCAACGATCCCAAATGCCGACGACGACAAGTTAGTGCTCGAGGGAACGGCGAAGATGGATAGACCGTCGCCATTGCGAGTGCTTAATCATCCTCTTTCCGTGGAAGCCATCAACGGCATGTTAATTAATAATAGGAGGTAA